In Acetomicrobium sp. S15 = DSM 107314, the following are encoded in one genomic region:
- a CDS encoding 4Fe-4S ferredoxin: MKFDDFASGVLTREMAKAAAPPAELWESKRGGLVIIECPQPIPCDPCHTSCPTGAVLSFEDINDLPKVDFAKCTGCAMCVAKCPGLACFVVDLTYGGDDEALMKLPYEMLPRPEDGMEVDCLNRVGDIVAKGMVIRVQEPQRDRTLVVHVAVPKDLILDIRAIGVKPHG; the protein is encoded by the coding sequence TTGAAGTTCGATGACTTTGCGAGCGGCGTTTTGACGCGGGAGATGGCGAAAGCCGCCGCACCGCCAGCGGAGCTTTGGGAGAGCAAAAGGGGAGGCCTTGTAATAATAGAGTGCCCTCAACCCATACCGTGTGACCCGTGCCATACGAGCTGCCCCACAGGGGCGGTCTTGTCGTTCGAGGACATAAACGACCTCCCCAAAGTCGATTTCGCCAAGTGCACAGGGTGTGCTATGTGCGTAGCAAAATGCCCTGGTCTGGCCTGCTTTGTAGTTGATCTCACCTACGGGGGTGATGATGAAGCGCTGATGAAGCTTCCTTACGAAATGCTTCCCCGTCCCGAAGATGGCATGGAAGTGGACTGCTTGAACAGGGTGGGGGATATAGTGGCTAAAGGGATGGTCATAAGGGTTCAAGAGCCACAGCGCGACAGGACCCTGGTGGTGCATGTGGCGGTGCCGAAAGACCTCATATTAGACATAAGGGCGATAGGGGTAAAACCTCATGGATGA
- a CDS encoding NAD(P)/FAD-dependent oxidoreductase yields MIILRTPDVLVIGGGPAGLSAAVEAASFGCHVVVVNEDLALGGQLIKQTHKFFGSAAEHAGTRGVEIAKILIDELERFGDRVEVFTNCSALGYYRDGVVTCMVGEERYFKVKPKKVIVATGALEKLIPFPGNDLPGVYGAGAVQTLMNVYGVKPAKRVLMVGAGNIGLIVSYQLLQAGVDVAAIVEFAPKVGGYWVHAAKVRRLGVPIYLRHTVKRAIGENAVEGAVIQAVNEKGEFVGDERFIECDVICMAVGLTPTCELLWQAGCEMCYVPELAGHVAVRDRTMRTSRPDVWVAGDAAGIEEASTAMVEGRIAGLASAHSLGHVDEEAFKERLREYWRRLDVLRGGEAGSKARSGTFKVMIETWEERSVEVR; encoded by the coding sequence GTGATCATTTTGCGTACTCCCGATGTGTTAGTGATAGGTGGAGGGCCTGCCGGCCTTTCAGCCGCCGTTGAGGCTGCTTCCTTCGGCTGCCATGTGGTAGTAGTGAACGAAGACCTTGCCCTGGGAGGGCAGCTTATCAAGCAGACGCATAAATTTTTCGGGTCCGCTGCGGAACATGCTGGCACGCGCGGCGTCGAGATTGCGAAGATCTTGATAGATGAGCTCGAACGCTTTGGCGACCGCGTAGAAGTCTTTACCAATTGCTCTGCCCTCGGCTACTATCGCGATGGCGTTGTCACATGTATGGTCGGGGAGGAGCGATACTTCAAGGTAAAACCCAAGAAGGTCATCGTAGCTACCGGAGCGCTTGAAAAGCTCATCCCCTTCCCCGGCAACGACCTTCCCGGCGTTTACGGAGCCGGTGCTGTGCAGACTCTCATGAACGTCTATGGTGTAAAGCCTGCCAAGAGGGTCCTCATGGTGGGGGCTGGGAACATTGGCCTCATCGTGAGCTATCAATTACTTCAGGCTGGCGTTGACGTGGCTGCCATTGTGGAGTTTGCGCCCAAGGTAGGAGGATATTGGGTGCACGCCGCCAAGGTGCGCCGTTTGGGCGTGCCCATATATTTGCGCCATACGGTGAAGCGAGCGATCGGGGAGAACGCTGTAGAGGGCGCCGTCATCCAGGCTGTAAACGAGAAGGGCGAGTTTGTGGGAGACGAGAGGTTCATCGAATGCGACGTCATATGCATGGCCGTGGGCCTCACCCCTACGTGCGAGCTCCTCTGGCAGGCTGGATGTGAGATGTGTTATGTACCGGAGCTGGCAGGCCATGTGGCCGTGAGGGACAGAACGATGCGCACGTCTCGTCCCGACGTGTGGGTAGCTGGGGATGCGGCCGGGATAGAAGAAGCATCTACGGCCATGGTGGAAGGGCGTATAGCTGGTTTGGCTTCCGCACATTCCCTCGGGCATGTCGACGAAGAAGCCTTCAAAGAGAGATTGAGGGAGTATTGGAGGCGCCTTGACGTCTTGCGCGGCGGCGAAGCTGGGAGCAAGGCGAGATCAGGCACATTCAAGGTCATGATCGAAACATGGGAGGAAAGAAGCGTTGAAGTTCGATGA
- a CDS encoding TolC family protein — MQRKTFALIFLMLFCSLLVIMMGHRAWAQEEQKALNLDDLLSIAMEKNPQIIAARERTNQASARLEQAAAGLAPKLDLSANYSKSEGGLTNNPFDETYEVAINLTHLLYSGGSMEARVESAKLELEASKADELRTIQMVDNGVRVSYYNLQRARSRLNVALEALALAKEHLNEVEALHRNGVVALNEVLRVRVDVSSAELERISAANAVDVALAALEKAIGVSLPKGITMPQPEAEAEVPPFHLPEDPQMEALKLRPELKSLESLRMSAQALARSAAGQARPQIYIQGSGGMIDTNLLPEEDEWRVDLLFQWRLYDRREIESRVMEAKSMAQELLHRISDMENQVKLEVSQAGLDLASALQRVNVSQDQVRLAEEDYRMALRRYQTQVGTNIDVLDARVAYIDASNALVNSVYDAYTAYSNLLFAMGATGTEFASLNSSKGEKPQ; from the coding sequence ATGCAGCGTAAGACATTTGCGCTCATATTTTTGATGCTATTTTGTTCACTCTTGGTTATAATGATGGGTCATCGCGCATGGGCACAGGAGGAACAAAAAGCGCTGAATCTCGATGATCTTTTGAGCATTGCTATGGAGAAAAACCCGCAAATAATAGCGGCGAGAGAGAGGACAAATCAAGCAAGCGCGAGACTGGAGCAGGCAGCGGCTGGACTCGCGCCAAAGCTCGATTTGTCAGCGAATTACTCAAAGAGTGAAGGAGGGTTGACAAACAACCCCTTCGACGAGACATACGAAGTGGCCATAAACCTCACCCATCTCCTATACAGCGGGGGGAGCATGGAGGCTCGAGTCGAGTCGGCCAAGTTAGAACTTGAGGCTTCTAAGGCTGATGAGTTGCGGACCATACAGATGGTGGACAACGGCGTCCGCGTCTCATACTATAACCTCCAGAGGGCGCGCTCGCGCCTTAACGTAGCTCTTGAGGCCTTAGCCCTCGCCAAAGAACACCTAAACGAGGTGGAGGCCCTTCACAGGAACGGCGTCGTGGCTTTAAACGAGGTCTTGAGAGTGCGGGTAGACGTTTCCAGTGCCGAATTGGAGCGCATCAGTGCTGCCAATGCCGTGGACGTGGCCTTAGCGGCCCTGGAGAAAGCCATCGGCGTGTCTTTGCCGAAAGGCATTACGATGCCTCAACCAGAGGCCGAAGCGGAGGTGCCTCCGTTTCATCTGCCAGAGGACCCGCAAATGGAGGCGCTGAAACTGCGACCCGAACTGAAAAGCCTGGAGTCGTTGCGAATGTCAGCCCAAGCGCTCGCCAGATCCGCAGCGGGACAAGCCAGGCCACAGATTTATATTCAAGGATCTGGCGGGATGATCGACACAAACCTTCTGCCCGAGGAGGACGAATGGAGGGTGGATCTGCTCTTCCAGTGGAGACTTTATGACAGACGCGAGATAGAATCGAGAGTTATGGAGGCAAAATCCATGGCACAGGAGCTCTTACACCGCATCAGCGACATGGAAAACCAGGTTAAGCTCGAGGTGTCTCAAGCCGGCCTGGACCTCGCTTCAGCGTTACAAAGAGTCAACGTCTCCCAGGATCAGGTAAGGCTGGCTGAGGAGGATTATAGAATGGCGTTGAGACGATATCAGACCCAGGTGGGCACCAACATAGACGTCTTGGATGCGAGGGTCGCATACATTGACGCGAGCAACGCTTTGGTGAATTCCGTATATGATGCTTATACGGCTTACTCTAACCTGCTCTTCGCCATGGGAGCAACCGGAACTGAATTTGCATCTTTAAACAGCAGTAAGGGGGAAAAACCTCAATGA
- a CDS encoding aspartate/glutamate racemase family protein — protein MAIAKGGKSVYGFRMGIIVLETHFPRIPGDVGNASTWGFPVVYKIVKGASPHRVVNEGDISLLEPFIDAAKKLEMKGARAITTSCGFLAMFQKDMAAAVNVPLFTSSLMMVPLVHRMLKPDQKVGILTVNSEALTQRHLEGVGADSVPIALAGLQGGHFSSVVLGDRVEMDTDKARQEHIEAAKRLVSGNPEVGAIVLECTNMPPFSKSVQEAVGLPVFDIVDLGNMIYHACVKFRYEGTM, from the coding sequence GTGGCGATTGCAAAGGGCGGCAAGAGCGTATATGGATTCAGAATGGGGATCATTGTGCTTGAGACTCATTTCCCCAGGATTCCGGGGGATGTGGGAAATGCTTCCACGTGGGGCTTTCCTGTAGTATATAAGATCGTTAAGGGGGCTTCGCCTCATAGGGTCGTAAACGAGGGAGATATAAGCCTTCTTGAACCCTTCATCGATGCTGCTAAAAAACTTGAGATGAAAGGAGCCCGTGCCATCACCACTTCTTGTGGCTTCTTGGCGATGTTTCAAAAGGATATGGCAGCGGCGGTAAACGTTCCGCTCTTTACCTCCTCTTTGATGATGGTGCCGCTGGTGCATAGAATGCTCAAGCCCGACCAGAAGGTGGGAATACTCACGGTGAATAGCGAAGCGCTGACCCAGAGACATCTTGAAGGGGTAGGGGCCGATAGCGTTCCTATAGCCCTTGCCGGCCTCCAAGGCGGACATTTCAGCTCAGTCGTATTGGGAGACCGCGTGGAAATGGATACAGATAAGGCGAGGCAGGAACACATAGAAGCTGCAAAGAGGCTTGTGTCTGGAAATCCTGAGGTTGGTGCTATTGTACTCGAGTGCACTAACATGCCGCCATTCTCAAAAAGTGTTCAGGAGGCTGTGGGACTTCCCGTCTTCGACATTGTAGATCTTGGGAATATGATCTATCATGCGTGCGTCAAGTTTAGATACGAGGGCACCATGTAG
- a CDS encoding PG0541 family transporter-associated protein yields MLWVICNESIAEDVRDVLEGNGVSGYTIWREVLGAHIGHKTHWGDAIFPGHNWTFMTVDEEEHINGVIQRLREMKREDRYHRAGIKAYIQDADAAV; encoded by the coding sequence ATGCTCTGGGTCATCTGCAACGAAAGTATAGCCGAAGACGTAAGGGATGTCTTAGAGGGAAACGGCGTCTCAGGATACACCATATGGAGAGAAGTGCTTGGAGCGCACATAGGTCATAAAACGCATTGGGGAGACGCGATATTTCCCGGCCACAATTGGACCTTCATGACAGTAGACGAGGAAGAACATATAAATGGCGTGATACAGCGCCTCAGGGAGATGAAAAGAGAAGACCGTTACCATAGAGCCGGCATAAAGGCTTATATACAGGATGCGGATGCGGCCGTCTGA
- a CDS encoding TetR/AcrR family transcriptional regulator — MASNLSGTKEQIMIVARHFFARYGYHGTSVDSIVKEANLSKGALYWHFKTKMDLYRAVLEAEVDKIKAFFAPTEEDMCCKPIDYLIDKGGDFFGCIAMDEEGIMLWMNLWMEARRGNEQISKMAQELSESLMQDMIDMVKRAFPAISSGTDRLSPKELALTLSSCFEGISKNVGLRCDVDQAKKSWRFVVKRLIEGGRSYAA, encoded by the coding sequence ATGGCATCAAATTTGAGTGGCACAAAGGAGCAGATAATGATAGTGGCCCGCCATTTTTTCGCCCGCTACGGATACCACGGCACGAGCGTAGATTCCATAGTGAAAGAAGCGAACTTGAGCAAGGGAGCACTTTACTGGCATTTTAAAACCAAGATGGATTTGTACAGAGCAGTATTAGAGGCGGAGGTGGACAAGATCAAAGCCTTCTTCGCTCCTACAGAGGAAGACATGTGTTGCAAGCCAATTGACTATCTCATAGATAAAGGGGGAGACTTCTTCGGTTGCATAGCTATGGACGAAGAGGGAATTATGCTATGGATGAACCTGTGGATGGAAGCCAGAAGGGGGAACGAACAAATAAGTAAAATGGCCCAAGAACTCTCGGAATCGCTCATGCAAGATATGATAGACATGGTGAAGAGGGCCTTCCCGGCTATATCGTCCGGCACAGACAGGTTGTCTCCCAAAGAGCTCGCCCTAACTCTGAGTTCGTGTTTCGAGGGGATATCAAAGAACGTAGGGCTGAGGTGCGATGTCGATCAAGCTAAAAAATCTTGGCGATTCGTAGTGAAACGGTTAATCGAAGGGGGACGTAGTTATGCAGCGTAA
- a CDS encoding efflux RND transporter periplasmic adaptor subunit, producing the protein MKRKYGVLIVVIAIAVIVFLLWNGGKSNSVDHATQLTPSVQKIRVAATKPTLMTFEDTVTFVGNLEAEEKASVASKVGDVTILSVNVDVGDEVKMGDILVEMDDSLNRRQIEEARAAVARAEAAIAQARSRLATVEKDYKRYKQLYEEQVISRQQFDQTEGQYEVEKAGLDLAQRELKQAQARLEQLLIVKNYHKVAAPVSGIIAERLVDPGDTVKSGDVLLVISRQDNVKVKGTITEANYPKVKLGQNVYIKVDAFPEQDFTGKVNRISPTLDPITRTGEVEVRIASQGLLKPGMFARVEIVVGSHEALAVPREAVRQLAGTGEWYCFVVSDNVAQQRPIKRGAEQGNWIEITEGIGESDLVITTVVRQLSDGVPVEVATQ; encoded by the coding sequence ATGAAGCGCAAGTATGGTGTTTTGATAGTAGTTATCGCTATAGCAGTTATCGTATTTCTACTTTGGAATGGAGGAAAATCTAACAGCGTAGACCATGCCACTCAACTTACCCCTTCTGTTCAGAAAATCAGAGTGGCCGCCACGAAGCCTACGCTCATGACGTTCGAAGACACGGTTACGTTCGTCGGAAATTTAGAGGCAGAAGAGAAGGCGAGTGTGGCCTCAAAAGTCGGCGATGTCACCATCTTAAGCGTCAACGTCGACGTGGGCGACGAAGTTAAAATGGGTGACATTTTAGTAGAAATGGATGACAGCCTCAATAGAAGACAGATTGAGGAGGCGAGAGCCGCCGTGGCACGAGCGGAGGCCGCCATAGCGCAGGCCAGAAGCCGTCTTGCCACAGTTGAAAAGGATTACAAGCGATATAAACAACTTTACGAGGAACAAGTCATAAGCCGTCAACAATTCGATCAGACCGAGGGACAGTATGAGGTAGAAAAAGCTGGTCTGGACCTCGCACAAAGAGAGTTGAAACAAGCCCAGGCCAGATTGGAACAGCTGTTGATCGTCAAGAATTACCATAAGGTCGCCGCCCCAGTAAGCGGCATAATAGCAGAAAGGCTCGTTGACCCTGGAGATACCGTAAAAAGCGGAGACGTGCTGTTGGTGATCTCGAGGCAGGATAACGTCAAGGTCAAAGGCACTATTACAGAAGCCAATTACCCTAAAGTTAAACTTGGTCAAAATGTTTATATTAAGGTAGACGCGTTTCCCGAACAAGATTTTACTGGCAAAGTAAATAGAATAAGCCCTACTTTGGACCCCATCACGCGGACCGGCGAAGTAGAGGTTAGAATTGCCTCTCAAGGGTTATTAAAGCCCGGGATGTTCGCACGTGTCGAGATAGTGGTCGGAAGCCACGAGGCTCTGGCCGTGCCAAGGGAGGCGGTTAGACAACTTGCAGGAACGGGAGAGTGGTACTGTTTCGTCGTGTCCGATAACGTAGCACAACAACGCCCCATAAAGCGCGGCGCTGAACAGGGCAATTGGATAGAGATAACCGAAGGGATCGGTGAATCTGATCTCGTGATAACGACCGTCGTGAGGCAGCTCTCCGACGGCGTGCCTGTGGAGGTGGCAACACAGTGA
- a CDS encoding (2Fe-2S)-binding protein — MELVEKHPILEFKHGRKVKFTFDGREMDGFEGEPIAAALHANGVKVLRYMPKKGRPKGFFCAIGKCSSCFMVVDGMPNVRTCITPLREGMQVETQHGNGMLREGM; from the coding sequence ATGGAGCTGGTGGAGAAGCACCCGATACTGGAGTTCAAGCATGGCCGTAAGGTGAAGTTCACCTTTGACGGCAGGGAAATGGATGGCTTCGAAGGGGAGCCCATCGCTGCTGCGCTCCACGCCAATGGTGTTAAAGTGTTGCGCTACATGCCAAAGAAGGGGCGGCCAAAAGGCTTTTTTTGTGCCATAGGGAAGTGCTCCTCCTGTTTTATGGTTGTAGATGGCATGCCAAACGTCAGGACCTGCATCACGCCCCTACGTGAGGGGATGCAAGTGGAAACTCAGCACGGTAACGGCATGTTGCGCGAGGGGATGTGA
- a CDS encoding efflux RND transporter permease subunit → MNLPELGVKRPVATLMAFMAVLLLGAVSFIGLKVDLLPEIEPPVIMVITTWSGASASDIEQEVTEEVEDRLATIQGIDELTSVSADGASVVILRFKWDEDLDARMGDVRDEVNLIKRRLPDDADDPVIRRISSNALPIMLIVFTAGPTYPGLYHFVDNDVSEAIQRISGVGDISVFGGERREIKILFDLDRLNAYNLSPQQVADTLQREHFNLPAGTFKEGLTEYQIRVPGRFQTPQAMGNAIVGTYKGKPVYLKDVATVEDGYRERPTFGWANQRQSVVMQVTKNTDANTVQVAGDVLKRLEELKATIFPNDVDYLIGYNQADFIKRAVWQLAITLFQGMALVAAVTYIFLRRIPASVAVCGAIPFSLIITFIAMRLLGYTVNLMTLSALTVASGMVVDNAIVTTDQIIFHIEEGERRKTASMLGASEVGGALTASTLTTLSVLLPLVFITGLVGIFFSSLSVVMGLAIAASLVVSLSFVPMIGGQFFHHHADTRRIHKFIEQSLEWLEDHYRMLLGGALANKGKVVVAAAVLLILTVVGFTRVGTELVPRSDSGSVRASFRLPEGTRMEETERVAKDMMTYATKNVPEAETVYIYGGSSGGGMSAIRGEGSNTGSVGVQLVPKGERDRSAFAVVAQLRQQFSQMPGFEALSVNVASPIMMGGSSKPIVIELYGDNITELLSYAERIQERVQNIPGAVDVEIAQKPNRPEIWVEVDRERAALLGVTTSNVAQALRAYYYGIEFDEDYWEGDDNYEIWARLDPTQRHSWDTLEKLLVPSVTGEMVRLANIAKPAEAFGPPEVNRKNRQRYVTIELDTEGRSLGEVAADVEKVLSEVELKPGMRTAISGDVEDLRETFIQMAALILLGIILVYMVMAGQYEAFLDPFVIMFSIPFALTGVVFGLLVTRVYLSLQALLGIVMLVGIVVNNAIVLVDYINLLRARGSRLYDALLEGGKRRLRPILMTTLTTIFGMLPMALSRGEGAEIWRPLAVSVIGGLLLSTLVTLILVPVVYSLVEEKVRRKKRFVEAKEGAQA, encoded by the coding sequence GTGAACCTGCCGGAACTTGGCGTCAAAAGACCCGTAGCAACGCTCATGGCCTTCATGGCCGTGCTTCTCCTTGGAGCGGTTTCTTTTATAGGGCTGAAAGTCGACTTACTCCCCGAGATTGAACCTCCTGTCATCATGGTGATAACTACGTGGAGTGGTGCTTCTGCCAGTGACATCGAGCAAGAGGTAACAGAAGAGGTAGAAGACCGCCTCGCTACCATTCAAGGCATAGACGAACTTACCTCTGTGTCAGCGGATGGAGCGTCTGTGGTTATTCTCCGTTTCAAGTGGGACGAAGATTTAGACGCCAGGATGGGAGATGTGCGCGATGAGGTAAACCTTATAAAGCGCAGGCTGCCCGATGACGCAGACGACCCGGTAATCAGGCGCATATCATCCAATGCCCTTCCTATCATGCTTATAGTATTCACTGCAGGCCCTACTTATCCCGGGCTGTATCACTTTGTGGATAACGACGTTAGCGAAGCAATACAGCGCATTTCAGGCGTGGGCGACATCTCGGTTTTTGGCGGCGAGCGCAGAGAGATAAAGATACTCTTTGACCTCGATAGGCTTAACGCTTACAATCTCTCACCTCAGCAAGTAGCAGACACCCTTCAAAGGGAACATTTCAATCTTCCCGCCGGAACGTTTAAGGAGGGGCTCACCGAATACCAGATCCGAGTGCCCGGACGCTTTCAAACCCCCCAGGCCATGGGCAACGCTATTGTCGGTACGTACAAAGGTAAGCCCGTTTACTTAAAAGACGTGGCCACCGTGGAAGACGGATACAGAGAGCGCCCTACCTTCGGTTGGGCGAACCAAAGACAATCTGTGGTTATGCAGGTAACAAAAAATACAGACGCTAACACGGTACAAGTGGCAGGTGATGTCCTAAAACGATTAGAAGAACTGAAAGCTACAATATTTCCTAACGATGTTGATTACCTTATAGGGTATAACCAGGCAGATTTCATAAAGCGCGCCGTATGGCAATTGGCAATCACCCTTTTCCAGGGCATGGCTCTCGTGGCTGCCGTGACATATATTTTCTTGAGAAGGATTCCAGCTTCCGTAGCTGTATGCGGAGCAATACCTTTCTCTCTGATCATAACCTTTATAGCCATGCGCCTCTTAGGTTACACGGTTAACCTGATGACGCTATCAGCTTTGACCGTGGCAAGCGGCATGGTTGTCGATAACGCCATAGTCACCACCGATCAGATCATTTTCCACATAGAAGAAGGAGAGCGACGAAAGACAGCCTCAATGCTAGGCGCAAGCGAGGTAGGAGGCGCTCTCACTGCTTCGACACTGACGACGCTTTCAGTGCTCTTGCCTCTTGTGTTTATTACTGGGCTGGTGGGAATTTTCTTCTCCTCACTATCGGTGGTAATGGGCTTAGCCATAGCGGCATCCCTTGTAGTATCTTTGAGTTTTGTGCCGATGATAGGGGGACAATTTTTCCATCACCATGCGGATACGCGTCGCATTCACAAGTTTATAGAGCAATCCTTAGAGTGGCTTGAAGACCACTATCGAATGTTGCTTGGCGGCGCACTTGCCAACAAAGGTAAGGTAGTCGTGGCAGCAGCAGTTCTTCTAATCCTCACAGTGGTAGGTTTTACACGCGTTGGGACAGAACTCGTGCCCAGATCCGACTCGGGGTCTGTGCGCGCGAGCTTCCGCCTGCCGGAAGGAACCCGCATGGAAGAAACAGAACGGGTCGCCAAGGACATGATGACCTATGCCACAAAAAACGTTCCAGAGGCGGAAACGGTTTACATATACGGCGGAAGCAGCGGCGGAGGCATGAGCGCAATAAGAGGTGAAGGTTCAAACACGGGTAGTGTAGGCGTTCAGCTCGTCCCCAAGGGAGAAAGAGACCGTTCGGCCTTCGCCGTTGTGGCACAGTTGAGGCAGCAATTCAGTCAAATGCCCGGCTTTGAGGCCTTGAGTGTTAATGTAGCTTCGCCTATTATGATGGGTGGGAGCAGTAAGCCGATCGTCATAGAGCTTTACGGCGACAACATCACCGAATTGCTCTCCTACGCCGAACGCATCCAAGAAAGGGTGCAAAACATACCCGGGGCCGTTGACGTGGAGATAGCGCAAAAGCCAAACCGACCTGAAATATGGGTAGAAGTTGATAGAGAAAGGGCAGCGCTCTTAGGGGTCACCACCAGCAATGTAGCTCAAGCATTGAGGGCATACTATTACGGCATAGAATTTGATGAGGATTATTGGGAGGGTGACGACAACTACGAGATATGGGCGCGTCTCGACCCAACCCAACGTCACTCTTGGGATACGTTAGAAAAATTGCTCGTGCCCTCGGTTACAGGCGAAATGGTCCGCCTTGCGAATATAGCAAAACCTGCCGAGGCCTTTGGTCCTCCTGAAGTCAACAGGAAAAACCGCCAGCGCTACGTAACAATCGAACTCGACACAGAGGGTCGCTCCTTGGGAGAAGTAGCAGCAGACGTAGAGAAAGTCCTTTCGGAAGTAGAGTTAAAACCAGGCATGAGGACTGCCATATCTGGCGACGTAGAAGATCTCAGGGAAACGTTTATCCAAATGGCAGCTTTAATACTGTTAGGGATAATCCTCGTTTATATGGTCATGGCCGGACAGTATGAAGCCTTCTTAGACCCCTTCGTGATAATGTTTAGCATTCCTTTTGCATTGACAGGTGTCGTCTTTGGGCTTTTAGTCACACGCGTTTACCTTTCGTTGCAGGCTCTTCTGGGGATAGTCATGCTGGTTGGAATTGTCGTAAACAATGCCATAGTACTGGTAGATTACATCAACCTTTTGAGGGCGCGAGGTTCACGCCTATACGATGCCCTGCTTGAAGGTGGCAAGCGGCGTTTACGTCCAATATTGATGACTACGCTCACTACGATTTTTGGGATGCTGCCCATGGCTTTAAGTCGCGGTGAAGGTGCGGAGATATGGAGGCCGCTGGCAGTATCAGTTATAGGAGGATTATTGCTTTCTACACTGGTAACGCTTATCCTAGTGCCTGTAGTTTACAGTTTAGTGGAGGAAAAGGTCAGGAGAAAGAAGCGCTTCGTCGAAGCTAAGGAGGGAGCTCAGGCTTGA
- a CDS encoding (2Fe-2S)-binding protein — translation MDDDIIICRCEEVTLEEIRKCIEAGYATFDEIKRLLRVGMGPCQGRGCREIVLREISRATGVPLEKLNPGTFRPPAKPIPLRLLTEEGEGD, via the coding sequence ATGGATGATGACATAATCATCTGTAGATGCGAAGAGGTTACACTTGAGGAGATTAGGAAGTGCATAGAGGCAGGTTATGCCACTTTCGACGAGATAAAGAGACTGCTCCGCGTAGGGATGGGACCGTGCCAGGGAAGGGGCTGCAGGGAGATCGTCCTGCGCGAGATATCGCGCGCTACAGGCGTACCGTTGGAAAAACTTAACCCCGGCACCTTTCGTCCCCCTGCAAAGCCCATTCCTTTGAGGCTTTTGACCGAAGAAGGAGAGGGGGATTGA
- the nudC gene encoding NAD(+) diphosphatase — protein MDEDIWYIFKGDELLLYSASIPRLPHSSEVAPLVSSSVRSGKLSLGYREAFWAEVPSDLLIPSKMVPMGLREVGALLGEEVFAEAGRAFQIMNWYRRAFFCVSCGAPLRDSSDDHARECISCGSIFYPPISPAVIVAVERDGKILLARNVRFPPGRYSVIAGFVEPGESLEEAVRREVREEVSLEIRDLQYFGSQSWPFPHSLMVGFTAHWASGEIRVDGKEIEDAGWFAPDEMPDLPQGVSISRKLIEHFRSVHTPHGG, from the coding sequence ATGGACGAGGATATTTGGTATATATTCAAAGGTGATGAATTGCTTTTATATAGCGCCTCAATACCCAGATTGCCGCATTCGAGCGAGGTAGCTCCGTTGGTTTCTTCATCGGTCCGAAGCGGAAAGCTTTCTTTGGGATATCGTGAAGCCTTTTGGGCGGAGGTGCCGTCGGATCTTCTTATCCCCTCGAAAATGGTGCCTATGGGGTTGCGCGAAGTGGGTGCGCTTTTGGGCGAAGAGGTTTTTGCGGAAGCGGGTAGGGCGTTTCAGATAATGAACTGGTACAGGCGCGCTTTCTTTTGCGTCTCTTGTGGTGCCCCATTGCGCGACTCGTCCGACGACCACGCGAGGGAGTGCATTTCTTGCGGTTCTATCTTCTATCCGCCCATCTCCCCGGCGGTCATCGTGGCTGTTGAGAGGGATGGAAAGATCTTGCTCGCCAGGAATGTCCGCTTCCCCCCAGGGCGATATAGTGTCATAGCTGGCTTCGTAGAGCCGGGCGAGAGCCTGGAAGAGGCGGTTCGGCGTGAGGTGAGGGAAGAGGTTTCCTTAGAAATAAGGGATCTGCAATATTTCGGAAGTCAATCGTGGCCCTTCCCTCACTCGCTCATGGTGGGCTTTACGGCCCATTGGGCTTCTGGTGAGATTCGAGTTGACGGCAAGGAAATAGAAGATGCAGGATGGTTTGCTCCGGACGAAATGCCAGACCTGCCCCAAGGGGTGAGCATATCGCGCAAGCTCATCGAGCACTTCAGAAGCGTTCACACACCTCATGGGGGTTAG